Part of the Phycisphaerae bacterium genome, CGCCGGGCTCAAGCTCAAGTGGTACACGAGCGTATTCGGTGTGCTGGCCATCGCGCTCGCCATGATCAACGTCGTCGGCGGTTTTCTTGTGACCCATCGCATGCTCGGCATGTTCAAGCGGAAGGGCTGATATTTGTCCCCGGCAATTTCAAATTTTGCATACCTCGTCGGCTCAGTGATGTTTATTCTCGCGCTTAAGCGATTGAGCCATCCGCGAACGGCTGTCAGAGGCAACCTCATCGGCGCCCTGGGAATGCTTTTCGCGATCATCGTCACCATCAAGATCGCAATCGACGATCCGGACATCGCCGGTACCGGCTACTGGCTGATCGGCATCGGATTATTTGTCGGTTCGGTCATCGGCGCCTTGTTTGCGATTCGCGTTCCCATGACCGGAATGCCGCAAATGGTCGGCCTGTTGAACGGATTTGGCGGCGGTGCATCCTTTTTTGTCGCGGCCGCGGAGCTGGTGTCCAAAACGAACGAACCGAATTGGGCGGCGCAGGCCGATATTCGGTTCTTCATGGGGGCCACGTTTGTCGCCGGTCTTATCGGCATGCTGACCCTTCTGGGCAGTCTCGTCGCCGCAGGGAAGCTCCAGGACATCAAGTGGGTTCCGAATGGCGACATTCTTCCCATGCAGCGCGTCGTCAATGGCCTGACATTCTTGCTGTGTGTATTTGCCGTCGTCTTTGCCGTGTACGATCCGACGAAATACTGGCTGTTTGTGCCTCTCACGGTGCTTGCAGCCGCTCTGGGTGTGATGGTCACCTGTCCGATCGGCGGAGCGGATATGCCTGTTGTTATCTGCCTCCTGAACTCCTACTCGGGCATGGCGGCTGCCGCGACGGGATTCGTCACGCAGAACGACGGCCTCATCATCGCCGGCTCGCTAGTTGGTTCCTCGGGCATCATTCTTTGCATGATTATGTGCAAGGCGATGAACCGATCACTCACGAACGTGCTTTTCGGCAAGCTCGGAACATCGCAGTCCGC contains:
- a CDS encoding NAD(P)(+) transhydrogenase (Re/Si-specific) subunit beta; amino-acid sequence: MSPAISNFAYLVGSVMFILALKRLSHPRTAVRGNLIGALGMLFAIIVTIKIAIDDPDIAGTGYWLIGIGLFVGSVIGALFAIRVPMTGMPQMVGLLNGFGGGASFFVAAAELVSKTNEPNWAAQADIRFFMGATFVAGLIGMLTLLGSLVAAGKLQDIKWVPNGDILPMQRVVNGLTFLLCVFAVVFAVYDPTKYWLFVPLTVLAAALGVMVTCPIGGADMPVVICLLNSYSGMAAAATGFVTQNDGLIIAGSLVGSSGIILCMIMCKAMNRSLTNVLFGKLGTSQSAGKGDDIYAGKIKAASAEEIAMLFDSARRVVIVPGYGLAVSQAQHAVRDLAGTLEAKGVEVEYGIHPVAGRMPGHMNVLLAEANIPYEKVREMDDINSTFEQTDVAIVIGANDVVNPAARTDPKSPIAGMPILDVDKARTVVVVKRSLSPGFAGIPNPLFAADNTLMYFADGKKAILDLVAAIKAG